The region GCTCGTCAACGCTCGTGTACCCCAAAATCGCCCAGTTCAAGTCTCCCGCGGCGTTGCGGGGCCGTCTAGCGCGGCTCGGCCTGGAACTGCCGCTGGACGAAACGGTTCTTACATCGGCGGCCGGTTCGCCGCTGGCTGAACCCGTCGAGATTCGCGGTCGGCGGGTCGGCAATCGCTGGTGCATTCAACCGATGGAAGGCTGGGACGCCCATCGCGACGGATCGCCCTCCCGGCACACCTTGCGCCGCTGGCGAAACTTCGGCATCAGCGGGGCCAAGCTGATTTGGGGCGGCGAAGCGGCGGCCGTCGACGCGGCGGGCAGGGCCAATCCGCGGCAGACGTTGGCCACCGCCTCCAACCTCGCCGGGCTGGCCGCGCTCCTGGATGAACTTTGCCGCGCCCATCGCCAGCGCCACGGCGACACCGACGACCTGCTTGTTGGCCTGCAACTCACCCACTCGGGCCGCTTTTGCCGGCCCCATAGCGGACAACTCGAACCTCGCATCGCCTTTCATCACCCGTTGCTCGACCAAAAGTTCGGCATCGACCCGGACGATCGCTCGCTGGTCTGGACCGATGACGAGCTTGAGCGGCTCATCGACCGCTACGTCGAGTCGGCCGGTGTTGCCTCACAGGCCGGCTTTCAATTTGTCGATGTCAAGGCCTGCCACGGTTATCTGCTGCACGAGTTCCTCAGTGCGCGAATCCGGCCCGGCCGTTTTGGCGGCGACTTCGAGGGCCGCACCCGCCTGTTGCGGACCATCGTCGAGCGGGTGCGCGACGGTTACCCGCGGTTGCTCGTCGGCGTCCGGCTGAGCGTCTTCGACGTGGTGCCTTACGTCACCAGCCGCGAAATCGGTCGGCCGATGGAGTATGGAGGGTTGCTGCCGTATCAATTTGGGTTCGGAGTGGCGCACAGCAATCCGCTGGAAATCGACCTGGCCGAGCCGTTGCTGCTGTTGGCCCAGCTCAAAGCGCTCGGCGTGGCATTGGTGAACATCTCGTGCGGCAGCCCGTACTATTCGCCGCACATTCAGCGGCCCGCCATTTTTCCGCCCAGCGACGGTTATCAACCTCCCGAAGACCCGCTGGCCGGTGTGGCACGTCAGATCGAAGTCGCCCGGCAGTGCAAGGATGCGTTTCCCGATTGGCCCCTGGTCGGCAGCGGGTACAGTTATTTGCAGGACTACCTGCCGCACGTGGCGCAGGCGGTAGTTCGAGCGGGCTGGATCGATTTCGTCGGACTTGGCCGAATGGTGCTTGCCTATCCTGAATTACCCGCCGACGTGCTCGAGCGCGGCATTCTGGAGCGCAAGCGAGTGTGTCGCACGTTCAGCGACTGCACGACGGCTCCCCGCAACGGCCTTGTGTCAGGCTGCTATCCGCTCGACGGCTACTACAAGACATTGCCGGAAGCGGAGGCGCTGCGAGCGATCAAGCGTGTGTAGTGTGGAAGCGAGCGAGCTTGAGAGCGCCGGCCCAGCGTATTAGGGTTCAGGGTTCTATGTCCGACAACACAGCACTCCCTGAAACTCCCTCGTCGGAAGGCGAAGCTCCGGGAGCGCCACGTTCTGCCGAGGAAGCGCTGGCCAGCGAGGCGGCCCTGGCGATGGGCGCGGCCTGGCGGACGGGCCAGCGTGTCGGCGTCGAAGAGTTGCTGTTGCGTTATCCTTTGCTCAAGTCGTCGCCGCAAGCGGTGCTGAGGTTGATCAGCGAAGAGCTTTGTCTGCGGCACGAGGCGGACGAGAAAGTCGACCTCGAAGAGATCGCGGCCCGGTTTCCTCAATGGCGGGCCGAACTGGAGGTGCTGCTCGCTTGTCACGACCTGTTCGAAGCGCCGCTGCCCCCGCCCGATTTTCCGCGGCCGGGCGAATGTTGCGGCGACTTCGAGTTGCTCCGCGAGATCGGCCGCGGCTCGCAAGGCCGCGTTTTCCTGGCCAGGCAACCATCGCTTTCCGATCGGGCGGTGGTCGTCAAGCTGACCGCGCTCGATGTCTCCGAGCATCTGTCGCTGGCGCGCTTGCAGCACACCGGCATCGTGCCGCTCTATCTGGCGCAAGACCTGCCCGAACGCCGGCTGCGGCTGCTTTGTATGCCGTTCATGGGCGGCGCCAGCCTGGCGGCCGTGCTCGCCGCGATGAAGCCGGTCCGCATCGACGATCGCTCCGGCAAGACGATCGCCGAGGCCCTGCTCCGCTGCCACATCGCGGCGCCGAGCGCGCCCGTGGGCGGTCCCGTGCTCAACTTCCTCAATCAGGCGACTTACGTGCAAGCGGTGTGCTGGATCGGCGCTTCGCTGGCCGAGGCCTTGCACTACGCCCACCAACGCGGTCTGGTCCACTTCGATCTCAAGCCCTCGAACCTGCTGCTGGCCGGCGACGGCCAGCCGATGCTGCTCGATTTTCATCTTGCCCGCGGGCCGATCGTTCCGGGGCGGACGGCGGCCGAGTGGGTGGGCGGCACGCAACAGTACATGCCGCCCGAACAAGCGTCGGCGCTGGAGGCCGTGCGCGGCGGCCGGCCGGTGCCGCGGGCGGTCGATGCGCGGGCCGACATCTACGCGCTGGGCATGATTCTCGACGAAATGCTCGCCGGCGAGGGCCCGCTGACGCATCCGGCTGAAGGCCCCTATGGGTTGCGACACGTCAATCGGCACGTCACCCGCGGCCTGGCCGACGTTCTGGCGAAATGTCTCTCGCCGGACCCCGACGGTCGCTATGCCGACGCGCAGTCCCTGGCCGATGACTTGCGCCGGCATCTGGCCGACCTGCCGTTGCGCGGCGTGCGCAACCGCGGCCTTGCGGAACGCTGGCGGAAATGGCGTCGCCGGCGGCCGCAGTCGGCGGTGCGGCTTGTCAGCTCAATGGCGGCCTTGGCCGCGTTGGCCGCCGTCGCCTGGTTGTGGGCCGGCCAGCGGACCGACCAGTCGCAGTTGGCGCTCGTCGACGGCCAGCAATGGCTCGACCGCAAGGGGTACGACGCGGCGATCGACCGTCTCCAGCGCGGGCTCGACGCCTTGAAACCAGTCCCTGGTGCCGCCCTGCTGAAGCGCACGTTGCGAGAGCGCCTCGACGCCGCTCGGCGGGCAAAGCTGCTCGACGACCTCCATCAGTTCGTCGAACGACTGCGGTTCTTGGACGGCGGTTCGCTGCTGGCCGGCGAGCGGTTGATTGAGGCCGGACGCACCTGCCAGTCATATTGGGCCGTGCGGGACCGGCTGCTCGATCGCGATTCGCAAACGATCGCCGGTGTGTCGCAGGCCTCGGTACAGGCCGACCTGCTCGATCTGGTCCTGTTCTGGATCGACATCGAAGCTCGCCTGGCCGCCGACGATTCCGAAAGCACCCGGCGTGCGCTGGCCTTGCTCGATGAGGCCGAAGCCACGCTTGGCCCCAACGAAGTTTTGCGCCGTACACGGCGGCTCCGGGCCGGTGCGAACTCCGCACCGACTACGACCGGCAGTCATCCGGCCCTGCCCGCGGCGCCCGAACACAACGCCCTGGGTCGCGTTCTGCTGCGCGCGAATGACGAGCGCGGGGCGCTGGCCGAGTTTCGCCGCGCGGTGACGGAGCGGCCTCAGGACTTCTGGGCCAATTATTACCGCGGCCGCTGCGCCTATCGGCTCGCTCTCTATCCCGAAGCGCTGAATGCGTTCTGCGTGTGCGTGGCCTTGGCCCCCACCCACGCCGAGTGCTTCTACAATCGGGCATTGACCTACGCGGCCCTCGATCGTCCCGATGCGGCCCTGGCCGACTACGACCGTGCCTTGCAGCTCGACCCGCAGCTCACCGCGGCGGCCGAGAACCGGGCAGCCCTTCGCCGGCAGATCGGTTCATCCGCCGATGACGATCGGGACGACACACGGTGAGGCGGGATTGCACCTACTCTTGCGTAATCTCTCGAATCACGCGGCAAGGGTTGCCGGCCGCGAACACCGCCTCGCCGATGTCGCGCGTGACCACGCTGCCCGCGCCGATCACCGACCGGGAACCGATCGTCACGCCCGGACAGATCATCGCCCCGCCTCCAACCCAGACGTCGTCGCCGATCAGGACCGGCTTGCCGAACTCGCGGCTACGCCGTTGGTGGGCGTTCATGGGGTGCGTCGCCGCATAGATTTGCACCGCCGGCCCGAACATGGTGAAGTCGCCGATCGTCACCCGGCAGACATCGAGCACGACGCAGTTGAAGTTGAAAAACACCCGCTCGCCGAGAAAGATGTTCGACCCGTAGTCGCAATAGAACGGCGGCTGGATCCAGGCACTCTCGCCTCCCCCGCCCAGCAAGGCCCTTAAGATGCGGCGGCGGTTCTCCCGCTCGCACTCGCGGCTGAAATTCAACTCGTGGCAGAAATCCCTGGCTTGCTCGCGAAGTCGAACCAATTCCGGACACAGCGGATCGTACAACTCGCCCCCCAGCATCTTCTCTCGTTCGCTCGGCATGGGTCTGCTACCTTACAGTGCCGGCAGGATCAAATCGGCGTGCAGATATCGCTTGAGCTGCCGAACGACCGTCAAGAACTTCTCGAAGTCGACCGGCTTGGTGACGAAGGCGTCCACCCCCAGCAGTTCGCTCTGGATGCGGTCCTCTTCGTCGTCCGAACTGGTCATGATCAC is a window of Pirellulales bacterium DNA encoding:
- a CDS encoding NADH:flavin oxidoreductase; this translates as MYPKIAQFKSPAALRGRLARLGLELPLDETVLTSAAGSPLAEPVEIRGRRVGNRWCIQPMEGWDAHRDGSPSRHTLRRWRNFGISGAKLIWGGEAAAVDAAGRANPRQTLATASNLAGLAALLDELCRAHRQRHGDTDDLLVGLQLTHSGRFCRPHSGQLEPRIAFHHPLLDQKFGIDPDDRSLVWTDDELERLIDRYVESAGVASQAGFQFVDVKACHGYLLHEFLSARIRPGRFGGDFEGRTRLLRTIVERVRDGYPRLLVGVRLSVFDVVPYVTSREIGRPMEYGGLLPYQFGFGVAHSNPLEIDLAEPLLLLAQLKALGVALVNISCGSPYYSPHIQRPAIFPPSDGYQPPEDPLAGVARQIEVARQCKDAFPDWPLVGSGYSYLQDYLPHVAQAVVRAGWIDFVGLGRMVLAYPELPADVLERGILERKRVCRTFSDCTTAPRNGLVSGCYPLDGYYKTLPEAEALRAIKRV
- a CDS encoding serine/threonine-protein kinase, with the protein product MSDNTALPETPSSEGEAPGAPRSAEEALASEAALAMGAAWRTGQRVGVEELLLRYPLLKSSPQAVLRLISEELCLRHEADEKVDLEEIAARFPQWRAELEVLLACHDLFEAPLPPPDFPRPGECCGDFELLREIGRGSQGRVFLARQPSLSDRAVVVKLTALDVSEHLSLARLQHTGIVPLYLAQDLPERRLRLLCMPFMGGASLAAVLAAMKPVRIDDRSGKTIAEALLRCHIAAPSAPVGGPVLNFLNQATYVQAVCWIGASLAEALHYAHQRGLVHFDLKPSNLLLAGDGQPMLLDFHLARGPIVPGRTAAEWVGGTQQYMPPEQASALEAVRGGRPVPRAVDARADIYALGMILDEMLAGEGPLTHPAEGPYGLRHVNRHVTRGLADVLAKCLSPDPDGRYADAQSLADDLRRHLADLPLRGVRNRGLAERWRKWRRRRPQSAVRLVSSMAALAALAAVAWLWAGQRTDQSQLALVDGQQWLDRKGYDAAIDRLQRGLDALKPVPGAALLKRTLRERLDAARRAKLLDDLHQFVERLRFLDGGSLLAGERLIEAGRTCQSYWAVRDRLLDRDSQTIAGVSQASVQADLLDLVLFWIDIEARLAADDSESTRRALALLDEAEATLGPNEVLRRTRRLRAGANSAPTTTGSHPALPAAPEHNALGRVLLRANDERGALAEFRRAVTERPQDFWANYYRGRCAYRLALYPEALNAFCVCVALAPTHAECFYNRALTYAALDRPDAALADYDRALQLDPQLTAAAENRAALRRQIGSSADDDRDDTR
- a CDS encoding sugar O-acetyltransferase codes for the protein MPSEREKMLGGELYDPLCPELVRLREQARDFCHELNFSRECERENRRRILRALLGGGGESAWIQPPFYCDYGSNIFLGERVFFNFNCVVLDVCRVTIGDFTMFGPAVQIYAATHPMNAHQRRSREFGKPVLIGDDVWVGGGAMICPGVTIGSRSVIGAGSVVTRDIGEAVFAAGNPCRVIREITQE